One window from the genome of Penaeus monodon isolate SGIC_2016 chromosome 2, NSTDA_Pmon_1, whole genome shotgun sequence encodes:
- the LOC119578671 gene encoding uncharacterized protein LOC119578671, producing the protein MTSLADFIKLGKEIGLEVKDYDSVKGALLKCFQCTAEGYRSRFRNAKFFKGESAMQFGNRLKNYLKRWIDLSGAEKSYDGLMDLVLMEQYMNACDKNMILFLKEHEVKNFEDLIKYAELYVEAHGSPSKKFVERDVRVVKEMLHVESKAQDESSVGVSGVVHKGQYRKCFVCGGSNHMSRDCYYKYGARPKDRSMKGKGESMAAFAAKHGRLNVARGEVEGTSVNVLRDQGCDTVLVKASLVPRCKFTGRHVSVKMANGMVFTYPEANIQVKCPFYVGDALAACLESPVYDLVIGQVEGVRDGETVKLGAVTTRQQVKQNKIRIAPKLKVKEVLAIMKDKNLAEQQRSDITLNNIRKYAECKRRFQKSDNEYHEFVFKKGILYRRLVHADNATEQLIVPCESRNAVMEIAHSSLMSGHLGIKKTLMRIQNKFFWPGMSSEVARFCRSCDPCQRTVDKGRVSRAKLGRMPMITEPFQRVAVDIVGPIEPRADDGSRYILTIVDYATRYPEAIPLKNVETVSVAEALMSVFSRVGIPKEIMSDKGSQFRSDVMQEFNRLLSVKGISTTPYHAMSNGLASTKFSPFELIYGHTVRGPLSLLKDLWEANERNITDEIRTSYEYVINLRDRLAETCKLAQEELQKAGDSYQYYYDRKAKDRLMRILFGDVRNVDVCG; encoded by the exons ATGACGTCATTAGCAGATTTCATTAAACTGGGCAAGGAGATCGGACTAGAAG TGAAAGACTATGATTCTGTGAAAGGAGCCTTGCTCAAATGTTTTCAATGTACGGCTGAAGGTTATCGCTCTAGATTTAGAAATGCTAAATTTTTCAAAGGTGAATCCGCTATGCAGTTTGGTAATCGCTTAAAGAATTATTTGAAAAGGTGGATAGATTTGTCAGGGGCAGAGAAGTCGTACGATGGATTGATGGATTTAGTGCTCATGGAACAATACATGAATGCATGTGATAagaatatgattttgtttttaaaggaacATGAAGTTAAGAATTTTGAAGATCTAATTAAATATGCAGAGTTGTATGTTGAGGCGCACGGTAGTCCGAGCAAGAAATTTGTTGAGAGAGATGTTAGGGTTGTGAAGGAGATGTTGCACGTCGAGTCTAAAGCTCAGGATGAGTCAAGCGTTGGAGTGTCTGGTGTTGTTCATAAGGGTCAGTATcgtaagtgttttgtgtgtggtggttctaATCATATGTCGCGTGATTGTTATTACAAGTATGGTGCGAGACCTAAGGATAGATCGATGAAAGGCAAGGGTGAGAGTATGGCTGCTTTTGCTGCTAAGCATGGAAGGTTGAATGTTGCACGAGGTGAGGTCGAAGGTACATCTGTGAATGTGTTGCGAGATCAAGGATGTGATACGGTCTTGGTTAAGGCTAGTCTAGTGCCGAGGTGCAAGTTTACAGGTAGACATGTAAGTGTTAAAATGGCAAATGGCATGGTTTTCACCTATCCTGAAGCTAACATTCAAGTAAAATGTCCATTCTATGTCGGGGATGCCTTGGCTGCTTGTTTGGAGAGTCCCGTGTATGATTTGGTAATAGGTCAAGTGGAAGGAGTTAGAGACGGGGAAACTGTCAAATTAGGAGCCGTAACTACTAGAcaacaagtaaaacaaaacaagataagAATAGCTCCAAAGCTAAAGGTAAAGGAAGTGCTTGCTATCATGAAAGATAAGAATTTAGCTGAACAACAAAGGAGTGATATAACGTTAAACAATATACGAAAATACGCGGAATGTAAAAGGCGATTTCAGAAATCTGATAATGAATATCATGAATTTGTGTTTAAGAAAGGAATCTTGTATAGAAGATTAGTACACGCAGATAATGCCACTGAACAGTTAATTGTTCCGTGCGAGTCGAGGAACGCAGTTATGGAGATAGCCCATAGTTCATTAATGTCAGGTCACTTGGGAATAAAGAAAACGCTCATGAGAATTCAAAATAAATTCTTTTGGCCCGGTATGTCGTCTGAGGTGGCAAGGTTTTGTCGGTCATGCGATCCATGCCAGCGCACCGTAGACAAGGGAAGAGTGTCACGCGCGAAACTAGGTAGAATGCCGATGATCACCGAACCATTCCAGAGAGTGGCTGTAGACATAGTCGGACCCATCGAACCGCGCGCAGATGACGGGTCACGCTACATACTTACTATTGTAGACTACGCCACACGCTATCCCGAAGCCATCCCGCTAAAGAATGTTGAAACTGTGAGTGTTGCAGAAGCGCTAATGTCTGTGTTTAGCAGAGTCGGAATACCCAAGGAGATCATGAGTGATAAGGGGAGTCAGTTTCGGTCAGATGTGATGCAGGAATTTAACAGGTTGTTATCAGTAAAGGGTATTAGCACAACTCCGTACCATGCAATGAGCAATGGATTA GCCAGCACCAAGTTTTCGCCATTCGAGCTCATTTATGGCCATACCGTTCGAGGGCCACTTAGCTTGTTGAAGGACTTGTGGGAAGCGAACGAGCGAAATATTACGGACGAGATTAGGACATCGTATGAATATGTAATCAATTTGCGTGATAGATTAGCGGAGACCTGCAAATTAGCCCAGGAAGAACTGCAGAAGGCAGGCGAttcctatcagtattattatgacaGGAAGGCGAAAGACAG GTTAATGAGGATCTTGTTTGGCGACGTTAGGAATGTAGACGTTTGTGGatga